From Scomber scombrus chromosome 9, fScoSco1.1, whole genome shotgun sequence, one genomic window encodes:
- the LOC133986323 gene encoding protocadherin gamma-A2-like, translating into MNRQVLVFISLLFLDSVCGQVSYSIPEEMSKGSLVGNIAQDLGLEIKRLTSGKAKIYTRNNEEYIELNRERGVLLVKERLDREALCTETALCALHFQIILENPMEFYSVTVQITDINDNAPTFEKGEMEFKISESAINGAKFALETAVDLDVGVNGVHSYELKPTDNFALKLHNNADGNKDVEMVLQKPLDREKQEQISLVLSAVDGGEPQMSGTMLILITVLDANDNAPVFTQHTYKATVTENSPKGTVVATVTASDADRGSYGKITYSITNRLGNVMKMFEVNRENGEVSLIENIDFEKSRHFQINLLATDDGGLTDSCKLIVDVQDVNDNKPEINIMSKSNVISEDAKLNTVVTMINIEDLDSGENGNVKCFISDNIPFILKTSTNSFYSLVTDSDLDRERTSEYNITVTCSDEGVPSLSSSVTLTLQISDVNDNAPVFERSSYEAYIVENNTPGLSIFTVKARDADWNQNARVSYILEDSSVNGVPVSSYVSVSADSGVIHAVRSFDYEQIKDFQFRVKAQDGGSPPLSSNVNVKIMIQDQNDNPPQVLYPVQTGGSLVAEMVPRSADVGYLVTKVVAVDVDSGQNAWLSYKLQKATDRALFEVGLQNGEIRTIRQVTDKDAVKQRLTVIVEDNGQPSRSATVIVNVVVADSFPEVLSEFTDFTHDKEYNDNLTFYLVLALAVVSFLFITCLVVIISVKIYRWRQSRILYHSNLPVIPYYPPRYSDTLGTGTLQHVYNYEVCRTTDSRKSDCKFGRAGSQNVLIMDPSSTGTMQRIQSEKSILDEPDSPLEVRMSHSLVMSNLHV; encoded by the coding sequence ATGAATCGGCAAGTACTGGTGTTtatctccctccttttcctcgaCTCGGTGTGCGGGCAGGTCAGCTACTCTATTCCAGAGGAAATGTCGAAAGGATCTTTAGTGGGCAACATAGCGCAAGACTTAGGATTAGAGATAAAACGTTTGACATCAGGTAAAGCAAAGATCTATACTAGAAACAACGAGGAATACATCGAGCTCAACCGAGAGAGAGGAGTCCTCCTCGTCAAAGAGAGACTCGACAGAGAGGCGCTGTGTACAGAGACGGCGCTTTGTGCTTTacattttcagattattttggaGAATCCTATGGAGTTTTACAGTGTTACAGTCCAGATTACAGACATTAATGATAATGCGCCAACCTTTGAAAAAGGTGAAATGGAATTTAAAATAAGTGAGTCAGCGATAAACGGAGCAAAATTTGCCTTAGAAACGGCTGTGGATCTTGATGTGGGAGTTAATGGGGTTCATAGCTACGAATTAAAACCAACAGACAATTTTGCTCTTAAACTCCACAATAACGCTGATGGAAATAAAGATGTTGAGATGGTGTTGCAGAAACCtttagacagagagaaacaagagCAGATATCTCTGGTGTTATCGGCGGTAGATGGAGGAGAGCCGCAGATGTCAGGAACAATGTTGATTCTTATTACAGTTTTAGACGCTAATGATAATGCTCCTGTttttacacaacacacatacaaagctACAGTTACTGAGAATTCACCTAAAGGCACAGTTGTAGCCACTGTTACAGCCTCAGATGCAGATCGAGGTTCATACGGTAAAATAACTTATTCAATCACCAATAGATTAGGAAATGTCATGAAGATGTTTGAGGTGAATAGAGAAAACGGCGAAGTTTCATTAATTGAAAATATTGACTTCGAAAAGTcaagacattttcaaataaatttACTCGCTACGGACGACGGAGGACTCACAGATTCTTGTAAATTAATCGTCGATGTGCAAGACGTAAATGACAACAAGCCTGAAATAAATATTATGTCGAAGTCAAATGTGATATCAGAGGATGCGAAACTCAACACGGTCGTTACAATGATAAACATTGAAGACTTAGATTCAGGAGAAAAcggaaatgtaaaatgttttattagcgATAATATcccattcattttaaaaacatcaacaaataGTTTCTATAGTTTAGTAACAGACAGTGAtttggacagagagagaacctCTGAGTATAATATAACTGTGACATGCTCTGATGAGGGAGTGCCCTCCCTCTCCAGCAGCGTCACTCTCACCTTACAGATCTCTGATGTAAACGATAACGCGCCTGTCTTTGAGAGGAGCTCATATGAGGCCTACATTGTAGAAAACAACACACCAGGCCTCTCTATATTCACAGTGAAAGCCAGAGACGCTGACTGGAACCAGAATGCCCGTGTTTCTTACATACTGGAGGACTCCTCTGTTAACGGAGTGCCAGTCTCCTCATATGTGTCCGTTAGTGCTGATAGTGGAGTCATCCATGCAGTTCGCTCTTTCGACTACGAACAGATCAAAGACTTCCAGTTCCGCGTCAAAGCGCAGGACGGAGGCTCCCCTCCACTCAGTAGcaatgtgaatgtgaaaataatgatcCAGGACCAGAACGACAACCCCCCTCAGGTTCTGTACCCAGTCCAGACTGGTGGCTCTCTAGTGGCTGAAATGGTTCCTCGTTCAGCAGATGTGGGCTATCTGGTGACTAAAGTGGTGGCTGTGGATGTGGACTCTGGACAGAATGCCTGGCTCTCCTATAAACTACAGAAAGCCACAGACAGGGCGCTGTTTGAAGTAGGCTTACAGAATGGAGAAATAAGAACTATCCGCCAGGTGACTGATAAAGATGCTGTGAAACAAAGACTGACTGTTATAGTGGAGGACAACGGTCAGCCCTCTCGTTCAGCTACAGTCATTGTTAACGTGGTGGTGGCGGACAGCTTCCCTGAAGTGCTGTCAGAGTTCACTGACTTTACACACGACAAGGAGTACAATGACAACCTGACTTTTTACTTAGTGTTGGCTCTGGCTGtagtttccttcctcttcatcacgtGTTTAGTGGTTATTATATCAGTGAAAATCTACAGATGGAGACAGTCTCGCATCCTGTATCACTCCAACCTCCCTGTGATTCCATATTATCCACCACGTTACTCAGACACTTTGGGGACAGGGACGCTCCAACACGTGTACAATTATGAGGTGTGCAGGACGACTGACTCCAGAAAGAGTGACTGTAAGTTCGGCAGAGCTGGTAGTCAAAACGTGCTGATAATGGACCCCAGTTCTACAGGGACGATGCAGCGGATACAGAGTGAAAAGAGCATCCTGGATGAACCTGACTCTCCTCTAGAGGTTAGAATGTCCCACTCTCTGGTTATGTCAAATCTGCATGTTTAA
- the LOC133986324 gene encoding protocadherin beta-16-like: protein MVYIEFYQFCGLTVRKISDRTMNRQVLVFISLLFLDSVCGQVSYSIPEEMSKGSLVGNIAQDLGLEITRLISSKAKIYTRNNDEYVELSRKRGVLLVKERIDREALCTETALCALHFQIILENPMEFYSVTVQITDINDNAPTFEKSEMKFKISESAVTGAKFVLERAVDLDVGVNDLQNYELKPTDHFALKLHNNVDGNKNVEMVLQKPLDREKQEQISLVLTAVDGGEPQMSGTMLILITVLDANDNAPVFTQHTYKATVTENSPKGTVVATVTASDADRGSNGKITYSITNTLDNVRKVFQVNEESGEISLIGGIDFEKSRHFQINLLASDDGGLTDSCKLIVDVQDVNDNKPEINIMSKSNVISEDAILNTVVTMINIEDLDSGENGNVKCFISDNIPFILKTSTNSFYSLVTDSDLDRERASEYNITVTCSDEGVPSLSSSVTLTLQISDVNDNVPFFERSSYEAYIVENNTPGLSIFTVKARDADWNQNARVSYILEDSSVNGVPVSSYVSVSADSGVIHAVRSFDYEQIKDFQFRVKAQDGGSPPLSSNVTVKIMIQDQNDNPPQVLYPVQTGGSLVAEMVPRSADVGYLVTKVVAVDVDSGQNAWLSYKLQKATDRALFEVGLQNGEIRTIRQVTDKDAVKQRLTVIVDDNGQPSRSATVIVNVVVADSFPEVLSEFTDFTHDKEYNNNLTFYLVLALAVVSFLFITCLVVIISVKIYRWRQSRILYHSNLPVIPYYPPRYSDTLGTGTLQHVYNYEVCKTTDSRKSDCKFGRAGSQNVLIMDPSSTGTMQRIQSEKSIMDEPDSPLEVRPPHHYS from the exons ATGGTTTACATCGAGTTCTAccagt TCTGTGGCCTAACTGTGAGGAAAATATCGGATAGAACAATGAATCGGCAAGTACTGGTGTttatctctctccttttcctcgACTCCGTGTGCGGGCAGGTCAGCTACTCTATTCCAGAGGAAATGTCGAAAGGATCTTTAGTGGGCAACATAGCGCAAGATTTAGGATTAGAGATAACACGTTTGATATCAAGTAAAGCAAAGATCTATACTAGAAACAACGACGAATACGTCGAGCTCAGCCGAAAGAGAGGAGTCCTCCTCGTCAAAGAGAGAATTGACAGAGAGGCGCTGTGTACAGAGACGGCGCTTTGTGCTTTACATTTTCAGATTATCTTGGAGAATCCTATGGAGTTTTACAGTGTTACAGTCCAGATTACAGACATCAATGATAATGCGCCAACCtttgaaaaaagtgaaatgaagtTCAAAATTAGCGAGTCCGCCGTAACCGGAGCAAAATTTGTTTTAGAGAGGGCGGTGGATCTTGATGTGGGAGTTAATGATCTTCAAAATTACGAACTAAAACCAACAGATCATTTTGCGTTAAAACTCCACAATAATGTtgatggaaataaaaatgttgagaTGGTGCTGCAGAAACCtttagacagagagaaacaagagCAGATATCTCTGGTGCTGACAGCTGTAGATGGAGGAGAGCCGCAGATGTCAGGAACAATGTTGATTCTTATTACAGTTTTAGACGCTAATGATAATGCTCCTGTttttacacaacacacatacaaagctACAGTTACTGAGAATTCACCTAAAGGCACAGTTGTAGCCACTGTTACAGCCTCAGATGCAGATCGAGGCTCTAATGGTAAAATAACATATTCAATCACAAATACCTTAGACAATGTCAGGAAAGTATTTCAGGTGAATGAAGAATCCGGTGAGATTTCATTAATTGGGGGAATAGACTTCGAAAAGTCAAGACATTTTCAGATAAATCTGCTCGCTAGTGACGACGGAGGACTCACAGATTCTTGTAAATTAATCGTCGATGTGCAAGACGTAAATGACAACAAGCCTGAAATAAATATTATGTCAAAGTCAAATGTGATATCAGAGGATGCCATACTCAACACTGTCGTTACAATGATAAACATCGAAGACTTAGATTCAGGAGAAAAcggaaatgtaaaatgttttattagcgATAATATcccattcattttaaaaacatcaacaaataGTTTCTATAGTTTAGTAACAGACAGTGatttagacagagagagagcctCTGAGTATAACATTACTGTGACCTGCTCTGATGAGGGAGTGCCCTCCCTCTCCAGCAGCGTCACTCTCACCTTACAGATCTCTGATGTAAATGATAACGTGCCTTTCTTTGAGAGGAGCTCATATGAGGCCTACATTGTAGAAAACAACACACCAGGCCTCTCTATATTCACAGTGAAAGCCAGAGACGCTGACTGGAACCAGAATGCCCGTGTTTCTTACATACTGGAGGACTCCTCTGTTAACGGAGTGCCAGTCTCCTCATATGTGTCCGTTAGTGCTGATAGTGGAGTCATCCATGCAGTTCGCTCTTTTGACTACGAGCAGATCAAAGACTTCCAGTTCCGCGTCAAAGCGCAGGACGGAGGCTCCCCTCCACTCAGTAGCAATGTGACTGTGAAGATAATGATCCAGGACCAGAACGACAACCCCCCTCAGGTTCTGTACCCAGTCCAGACTGGTGGCTCTCTAGTGGCTGAAATGGTTCCTCGTTCAGCAGATGTGGGCTATCTGGTGACTAAAGTGGTGGCTGTGGATGTGGATTCTGGACAGAATGCCTGGCTCTCCTATAAACTGCAGAAAGCCACAGACAGGGCGCTGTTTGAAGTGGGCTTACAGAATGGAGAAATAAGAACTATCCGCCAGGTGACTGATAAAGATGCTGTGAAACAAAGACTGACTGTTATAGTGGATGACAACGGTCAGCCCTCTCGTTCAGCTACAGTCATTGTTAACGTGGTGGTGGCGGACAGCTTCCCTGAAGTGCTGTCAGAGTTCACTGACTTTACACACGACAAGGAGTACAATAACAACCTGACTTTTTACTTAGTGTTGGCTCTGGCTGtagtttccttcctcttcatcacgtGTTTAGTGGTTATTATATCAGTGAAAATCTACAGATGGAGACAGTCTCGCATCCTGTATCACTCCAACCTCCCTGTGATTCCATATTATCCACCACGTTACTCAGACACTTTGGGGACAGGGACTCTCCAACACGTGTACAATTACGAAGTGTGCAAGACGACTGACTCCAGAAAGAGTGACTGTAAGTTCGGCAGAGCTGGTAGTCAAAACGTGCTGATTATGGACCCCAGTTCTACAGGGACGATGCAGCGGATACAGAGTGAAAAGAGCATCATGGATGAACCAGACTCTCCTCTAGAGGTTAGACCACCTCATCACTATTCCTGA
- the LOC133986325 gene encoding protocadherin gamma-A2-like produces MSIRTMKWQVLLFILALSVSVVHGQVSYSIPEEMAKGAVIGNIAQDLGLGVERLKSGKARIYTGNTEEYIELKRERGVLLIKDRIDRESLCGQTMPCALHFQMILENPMEFYTVTVEIADINDNPPTFERGEMKYEISESALSGARFILEKAVDDDVGINGLNSYALKPSDNFALKTISRGDGTKHVEMVLQKQLDREKHEHISLILTALDGGEPQLSGTMQILITVLDANDNPPVCSKPEYKASVVENAHVGTVITTVRATDIDKGNNGKVTYMIPKSAAGNLFVIDADDGVLTLRGNLDYEKRRLYELDVQVSDQGGLSDACKVIVDVTDTNDNPPSINIMSKSNTVSENVNPGTVVTMLNIQDPDSNDNGKVMCVLNENVPFSIKSTTNTFFTVLTDSDLDRERYSEHNITVTCSDEGVPSLSSSVTLTLQISDVNDNAPVFERSSYQAYIVENNTPGLSIFTVKARDADWNQNARVSYILEDSSVNGVPVSSYVSVSADSGVIHAVRSFDYEQIKDFQFRVKAQDGGSPPLSSNVTVKIMIQDQNDNPPQVLYPVQTGGSVVAEIVPRSADVGYLVTKVVAVDVDSGQNAWLSYKLQKATDRALFEVGLQNGEIRTIRQVTDKDAVKQRLTVIVEDNGQPSRSATVIVNVAVADSFPEVLSEFTDFTHDKEYSDTLTFYLVLALAVVSFLFITCLVVIISVKIYRWRQSRILYHSNLPVIPYYPPRYSDTLGTGTLQHVYNYEVCRTTDSRKSDCKFGRAGSQNVLIMDPSSTGTMQRIQSEKSILDEPDSPLEQHG; encoded by the exons ATGTCAATCCGAACGATGAAATGGCAAgtgctgttgtttattttggcGCTCTCTGTGAGTGTAGTGCACGGGCAGGTCAGCTACTCCATTCCTGAGGAAATGGCAAAGGGGGCTGTAATTGGTAATATAGCCCAGGATTTAGGTTTGGGTGTGGAAAGATTGAAGTCAGGGAAAGCCCGTATTTATACTGGTAACACTGAGGAGTATATTGAgctgaagagagaaagaggagtcCTCCTTATTAAAGATAGAATAGACAGAGAATCGCTCTGCGGACAAACGATGCCTTGCGcactacattttcaaatgatccTTGAAAACCCAATGGAGTTTTACACAGTTACTGTCGAAATTGCCGACATAAACGATAACCCTCCCACATTTGAGAGAGGtgagatgaaatatgaaatttCCGAATCAGCTCTTAGTGGAGCTCGATTCATCTTGGAGAAAGCCGTAGACGATGATGTTGGTATCAACGGCTTGAACAGCTACGCCCTGAAACCCAGTGATAATTTCGCTCTGAAAACCATCAGCAGAGGAGATGGGACAAAACATGTCGAGATGGTTTTACAAAAACAGTTAGACAGGGAAAAGCATGAGCATATATCATTGATATTAACCGCTCTGGATGGCGGTGAGCCACAGCTCTCAGGGACAATGCAAATACTTATAACTGTGTTAGATGCCAATGATAATCCTCCCGTTTGTTCAAAGCCGGAATACAAAGCAAGTGTTGTAGAGAATGCTCATGTGGGCACTGTAATAACTACAGTAAGGGCTACGGACATAGATAAAGGAAATAATGGAAAAGTAACATACATGATTCCAAAATCCGCTGCAGGAAATCTCTTTGTAATAGATGCTGATGATGGGGTGTTAACATTGAGGGGAAATCTAGATTATGAAAAAAGAAGACTCTATGAGCTCGATGTTCAAGTGTCAGATCAGGGAGGATTGTCTGATGCATGTAAAGTAATTGTGGACGTGACAGATACAAATGATAATCCTCCGTCCATTAACATAATGTCTAAATCAAACACAGTCTCTGAGAACGTCAATCCCGGAACGGTCGTAACAATGCTCAATATACAAGATCCAGACTCGAATGATAACGGAaaagtaatgtgtgttttaaacgAAAATGTTCCTTTCTCTATTAAATCAACAACAAATACTTTCTTTACTGTTCTCACAGACAGTGAtctggacagagagagatactCTGAGCATAATATAACTGTGACCTGCTCTGATGAGGGAGTGCCCTCCCTCTCCAGCAGCGTCACTCTCACCTTACAGATCTCTGATGTAAATGATAACGCGCCTGTCTTTGAGAGGAGCTCATACCAGGCCTATATTGTAGAAAACAACACACCAGGCCTCTCTATATTCACAGTGAAAGCCAGAGACGCTGACTGGAACCAGAATGCCCGTGTTTCTTACATACTGGAGGACTCCTCTGTTAACGGAGTGCCAGTCTCCTCATATGTGTCCGTTAGTGCTGATAGTGGAGTCATCCATGCAGTTCGCTCCTTTGACTACGAGCAGATCAAAGATTTCCAGTTCCGTGTCAAAGCGCAAGATGGAGGCTCTCCTCCACTCAGTAGTAATGTGACTGTGAAAATAATGATCCAGGACCAGAACGACAACCCTCCTCAGGTTCTGTACCCAGTCCAGACTGGTGGCTCTGTGGTGGCTGAAATAGTTCCTCGTTCAGCAGATGTGGGCTATCTGGTGACTAAAGTGGTGGCTGTGGATGTGGACTCTGGACAGAATGCCTGGCTCTCCTATAAACTGCAGAAAGCCACAGACAGGGCGCTGTTTGAAGTGGGCTTACAGAATGGAGAAATAAGAACTATCCGCCAGGTGACTGATAAAGATGCTGTGAAACAAAGACTGACTGTTATAGTGGAGGACAACGGGCAGCCCTCTCGTTCAGCTACAGTCATTGTTAACGTGGCGGTGGCGGACAGCTTCCCTGAAGTGCTTTCAGAGTTCACTGACTTTACACACGACAAGGAGTACAGTGACACCCTGACTTTTTACTTAGTGTTGGCTCTGGCTGtagtttccttcctcttcatcacgtGTTTAGTAGTTATTATATCAGTGAAAATATACAGATGGAGACAGTCTCGCATCCTGTATCACTCCAATCTCCCTGTGATTCCATATTATCCACCACGTTACTCAGACACTTTGGGGACAGGGACTCTCCAACACGTGTACAATTACGAAGTGTGCAGGACGACTGACTCCAGAAAGAGTGACTGTAAGTTCGGCAGAGCTGGTAGTCAAAACGTGCTGATAATGGACCCCAGTTCTACAGGGACGATGCAGCGGATACAGAGTGAAAAGAGCATCCTGGATGAACCAGACTCTCCTCTAGAG CAACATGGATAG
- the LOC133986326 gene encoding protocadherin beta-16-like: MEILGRTMRWRVLLFISIILLASVAGQVSYSIPEEMAKGSLVGNIGQDLGLDRKRLTSGKARIFTGDSAGYIELNRERGVLLIKEKIDREALCGQTTPCALHFQVILENPMEFYTVVVEITDINDNAPMFEKSNMNFKISESAVIGAKFLLERAIDPDVGMNSLQSYLLTKTDNFVLKLKDQPDGEKIVEMVLQKPLDREKQDEIFIVLTAVDGGEPNLSGTAQIHITVLDINDNAPVFTNTVYKATITENAPQGTVITRVSASDADKGSNSKITYSISNTIAGVRDMFEINELNGDLILKSSVDYEKARHYQIHVQASDEGGLTDSCKITVEVLDINDNSPVINIMSQTNVIAEDSKTATVVTMVNVQDLDSGENGKVHCAINEHIPFTLKPASSNFFNLVTDNDLDRERASEYNITVACSDEGVLSLSSSVTLTLQISDVNDNAPVFERSSYEAYIVENNTPGLSIFTVKARDADWNQNARVSYILEDTSVNGVSVSSYVSVSADSGVIHAVRSFDYEQIKDFQFHVKAQDGGSPPLSSNVTVKIMIQDQNDNPPQVLYPVQTGGSLVAEMVPRSADVGYLVTKVVAVDVDSGQNAWLSYKLQKATDRALFEVGSQNGEIRTIRQVTDKDAVKQRLTVIVEDNGQPSRSATVIVNVAVADSFPEVLSEFTDFTHDKEYNDNLTFYLVLALAVVSFLFITCLVVIISVKIYRWRQSRSLYHSNLPVIPYYPPRYSDTLGTGTLQHVYNYEVCRTTDSRKSDCKFGRAGSQNVLIMDPSSTGMMQRIQSDKSILDEPDSPLEVSFSEVTDFPHQLFVGLFIQTIEQTVTLLAIELS; this comes from the exons ATGGAAATACTGGGGAGAACAATGAGGTGGCGAGTGCTGTTGTTTATCTCAATCATTCTGCTCGCATCGGTGGCTGGGCAGGTCAGCTACTCCATCCCCGAGGAAATGGCCAAAGGTTCGTTAGTCGGTAACATCGGTCAGGATTTAGGTTTAGACAGAAAAAGATTGACATCAGGGAAAGCTCGGATTTTTACAGGAGACAGTGCAGGCTATATCGAGCTGAACAGAGAACGAGGAGTCCTCCTTATCAAAGAAAAAATAGACAGAGAGGCGCTGTGTGGACAGACGACGCCCTGCGCTTTACATTTTCAGGTTATTTTAGAAAACCCGATGGAATTCTACACTGTTGTTGTCGAAATTACAGATATAAATGACAACGCTCCAATGTTTGAAAAATCTAACATGAACTTTAAAATAAGTGAATCTGCCGTTATAGGAGCTAAGTTTTTGCTAGAGAGGGCAATAGATCCCGATGTTGGTATGAATAGTCTTCAGAGTTATCTTCTGACGAAAACCGACAATTTCGTGCTGAAATTGAAAGATCAACCCGATGGAGAAAAGATAGTTGAAATGGTTTTACAAAAGCCTcttgacagagaaaaacaagatgaGATATTTATTGTGTTAACTGCGGTGGATGGAGGGGAACCAAACCTGTCAGGCACAGCGCAGATACATATTACAGTCCTTGATATAAATGACAATGCACCTGTATTTACGAATACAGTTTATAAAGCTACAATAACTGAAAACGCCCCACAAGGCACAGTCATAACCAGAGTAAGTGCTTCTGATGCTGATAAAGGATCAAATTCCAAGATAACTTATTCAATATCCAACACAATCGCAGGTGTGCGAGACATGTTtgaaattaatgaattaaatggGGATTTGATCTTAAAAAGTAGTGTGGATTATGAAAAGGCACGTCACTATCAAATACATGTGCAAGCCAGTGATGAGGGCGGACTGACAGACTCGTGTAAAATTACGGTTGAGGTTCTAGACATAAATGATAACAGTCcagttattaatattatgtcACAGACTAATGTAATTGCGGAGGACTCTAAAACAGCTACTGTTGTGACAATGGTGAATGTCCAAGACTTGGATTCCGGTGAAAATGGAAAAGTTCACTGCGCCATTAATGAACATATTCCTTTTACATTAAAGCCAGCGTCAAGTAATTTCTTTAACCTTGTAACAGATAATGAtttggacagagagagagcctCAGAGTACAATATAACTGTGGCCTGCTCTGATGAGGGAGTGCTCTCCCTCTCCAGCAGCGTCACTCTCACCTTACAGATCTCTGATGTAAATGATAACGCACCTGTCTTTGAGAGAAGCTCATATGAGGCCTACATTGTAGAAAACAACACACCAGGCCTCTCTATATTCACAGTGAAAGCCAGAGACGCTGACTGGAACCAGAATGCTCGTGTTTCTTACATACTGGAGGACACCTCTGTTAACGGAGTGTCAGTCTCCTCATATGTGTCCGTTAGTGCTGATAGTGGAGTCATCCATGCAGTTCGCTCTTTTGACTACGAGCAGATCAAAGATTTCCAGTTCCACGTCAAAGCTCAGGATGGAGGTTCTCCTCCACTCAGTAGCAATGtaacagtgaaaataatgatccaGGACCAGAACGACAACCCCCCTCAGGTTCTGTACCCAGTCCAGACTGGTGGCTCTCTAGTGGCTGAAATGGTGCCTCGTTCAGCAGATGTGGGCTATCTGGTGACTAAAGTGGTGGCTGTGGATGTGGACTCTGGACAGAATGCCTGGCTCTCCTATAAACTGCAGAAAGCCACAGACAGGGCGCTGTTTGAAGTGGGCTCACAGAATGGAGAAATAAGAACTATCCGCCAGGTGACTGATAAAGATGCTGTGAAACAAAGACTGACTGTTATAGTGGAGGACAACGGGCAGCCCTCTCGTTCAGCTACAGTCATTGTTAACGTGGCGGTGGCGGACAGCTTCCCTGAAGTGCTGTCAGAGTTCACTGACTTTACACACGACAAGGAGTACAATGACAACCTGACTTTTTACTTAGTGTTGGCTCTGGCTGtagtttccttcctcttcatcacgtGTTTAGTGGTTATTATATCAGTGAAAATCTACAGATGGAGACAGTCTCGCAGCCTGTATCACTCCAATCTCCCTGTGATCCCATATTATCCACCACGTTACTCAGACACTTTGGGGACAGGGACTCTCCAACATGTGTACAATTATGAGGTGTGCAGGACGACTGACTCCAGAAAGAGTGACTGTAAGTTCGGCAGAGCTGGTAGTCAAAACGTGCTGATAATGGACCCCAGTTCTACAGGGATGATGCAGCGGATACAGAGTGACAAGAGCATCCTGGATGAACCAGACTCTCCTTTAGAGGTTAGTTTTTCAGAAGTTACAGATTTTCCTCATCAACTATTTGTAGGATTATTTA TTCAGACCATTGAACAGACAGTGACGCTGTTGGCTATCGAGTTGTCGTGA